In the Flavobacterium pallidum genome, one interval contains:
- a CDS encoding MFS transporter, producing MTTSEQTKSNNSALYTLITVFFFWGFIGASNGVFIPFCKIKFGLDQFQSQLIDFAFYGAYYIGALFLFLVSSTLKRDILNSWGFKKGIINGLLLSTFGAAFMIFAVTQGNYALILGALFVVALGFSLQQTSAQPFAASLGSAHTASNRLNLAGGINSFGTTIGPIVVSIALFGVIAGANLEDFAKKADSLDKMEILYVCVGGLFLLAALLFFFSKKLPAGKSDDTFEPATKASRTLIAITVILVAIFAYIFSRYEDPDYIARFMGEQKEQDFLGLGLTVVSLLVIVFGLLFANMAAKRNPEGWGAMKYPQLVLGMLGIFTYVGVEVTIQSNLGELLKTDVFGNITGSALAPYISMYWGSLMIGRWAGAISVFNPSNSLRKILLIVVPYIAFGVVLFVNKVSGQDITPLYAYAGVVAFQILGFFLGQDKPARTLMIFGLMGMIAMVIGLVTTGDIAIYAFMSGGLFCSIMWPAIFALAITGLGKYTSQGSAFLVMMILGGGIIPPLQGKIADIIGIHESYFIPVICFAYLAFYGFVVKGILKKQNIDVEAIEAEGGH from the coding sequence ATGACAACTTCAGAGCAAACAAAATCCAATAATTCAGCACTTTATACGCTGATTACGGTATTTTTCTTTTGGGGATTCATTGGGGCTTCCAATGGTGTTTTTATTCCCTTTTGCAAAATCAAGTTTGGGCTTGACCAGTTTCAAAGCCAATTAATCGATTTTGCATTTTATGGTGCCTATTATATTGGGGCATTATTTCTTTTTCTGGTCAGCAGTACGTTGAAAAGAGATATTTTAAATTCCTGGGGATTTAAAAAAGGAATTATTAATGGGTTATTACTCAGTACATTCGGGGCAGCTTTTATGATTTTTGCAGTCACACAAGGAAATTACGCATTGATTTTAGGAGCGTTGTTTGTTGTAGCATTAGGATTTTCACTTCAGCAAACTTCAGCACAACCTTTCGCGGCATCATTAGGCTCTGCACATACGGCTTCAAACAGGCTGAATTTGGCCGGAGGTATAAATTCGTTTGGTACAACGATTGGTCCAATTGTAGTTTCAATAGCTTTATTCGGGGTTATTGCAGGTGCTAATCTCGAAGATTTTGCGAAAAAAGCCGATTCGCTTGATAAAATGGAAATCCTGTACGTATGTGTAGGAGGCCTGTTTTTATTGGCGGCATTGTTGTTCTTTTTTTCTAAAAAACTTCCTGCCGGAAAAAGCGATGATACTTTTGAGCCCGCAACTAAAGCGTCACGTACATTGATTGCCATCACTGTAATTCTGGTAGCTATTTTTGCATACATATTTTCAAGATATGAAGATCCAGACTATATCGCGAGATTTATGGGAGAACAAAAAGAGCAGGATTTCTTAGGACTTGGACTTACAGTTGTGTCACTTCTGGTTATTGTTTTTGGATTATTGTTTGCCAATATGGCTGCTAAACGAAACCCTGAGGGCTGGGGCGCTATGAAATATCCACAATTGGTTTTAGGAATGCTCGGCATTTTCACTTATGTAGGCGTTGAAGTTACGATTCAGAGTAATTTGGGGGAATTGTTAAAAACAGATGTTTTCGGAAATATTACCGGATCTGCGTTGGCGCCATACATTTCAATGTATTGGGGAAGTCTCATGATTGGCCGCTGGGCAGGTGCAATCTCGGTATTTAATCCATCAAATTCGCTACGAAAAATTCTTTTGATTGTAGTGCCATACATAGCTTTTGGCGTAGTATTATTTGTAAATAAGGTTTCTGGGCAGGACATCACGCCGCTGTATGCCTATGCGGGCGTTGTTGCTTTTCAGATTTTAGGTTTTTTCTTAGGACAAGATAAACCGGCAAGAACATTAATGATTTTTGGATTAATGGGAATGATAGCGATGGTAATCGGACTAGTGACAACTGGCGATATTGCTATTTATGCTTTCATGAGCGGAGGTTTATTCTGTAGTATTATGTGGCCTGCAATTTTCGCCTTGGCAATTACTGGATTGGGTAAGTACACATCGCAGGGTTCAGCATTTTTAGTGATGATGATTCTTGGAGGTGGAATTATTCCTCCATTGCAGGGTAAGATCGCCGATATCATCGGCATCCATGAATCTTACTTTATTCCCGTAATTTGTTTTGCATATCTCGCGTTTTACGGATTTGTGGTTAAGGGTATTCTGAAAAAACAAAACATCGATGTCGAAGCTATTGAGGCTGAAGGCGGACATTAA
- a CDS encoding family 43 glycosylhydrolase codes for MSFILLSITGSGRLSVFSKVKKELLRSLFFTKKKSGNPLPFPSIAIRAMAIVLLMITSEASWAQQKTYCNPINIDYGYCPIPNFVTQGKHRATADPVITFFKGEYYLFSTNQWGYWHSKDMLDWKFIPRRFLRPEHKVYDELCAPSVSFVNDTLIVVGSTQGKEFPIWMSTNPSVDDWKELVHKSQAAAWDPYIFWDKEKDEVYEYYGSSNVYPLHGVKLNRKTFQPEGEVSDLISLNDDEHGWERFGEYNDNVFLQPFMEGAYMNKHNGKYYLQYGGPGTEFSGYGDGVYVGDGPLGPFEYQSFNPFSYKPGGFARGAGHGGTYQDVNNDYWHVSTIAICTKNNFERRIGIWPAGFDKDGILYSNTAYGDYPTFLPTEKKNHLSGSFSGWMLLNYNKPVQVSSTLGGFQPNLAVDEDLKTYWSAKSDKKGEYIISDLGEKSTINAIQINYADQDVDIMGKPETTKGHQYIVYVSDDNKNWKVLVDKSKNTKDVPHDYIELSTPGTGRYLKLENLGMPTGKFAVSGFRVFGKGNGKAPGAVQNFVPLRAEAKKKGERRSIWMKWQQEPSADGYVIYFGKSPDKMYGSIMVYNKTEYYFSGADRSEAYYFKIEAFNNNGIGPQTEVKLAP; via the coding sequence ATGAGCTTTATCCTGCTATCCATTACAGGCTCCGGCCGGCTTTCCGTTTTTTCTAAAGTAAAAAAGGAGCTCCTGCGGTCGCTCTTTTTTACTAAGAAAAAATCGGGAAACCCTTTGCCGTTTCCTTCTATTGCTATCAGGGCTATGGCGATTGTCCTCCTGATGATAACATCTGAGGCATCATGGGCGCAGCAGAAAACGTACTGCAATCCCATCAACATCGATTACGGTTATTGCCCGATCCCGAACTTCGTGACACAGGGAAAACACCGCGCCACCGCAGATCCGGTCATCACTTTCTTCAAAGGCGAATATTACCTGTTCTCCACGAATCAATGGGGTTACTGGCACAGTAAGGACATGCTCGACTGGAAATTTATTCCGCGCAGATTCCTGCGTCCTGAGCACAAAGTGTATGATGAATTGTGCGCGCCATCAGTATCATTTGTAAACGACACGCTGATTGTCGTTGGCTCTACGCAGGGAAAGGAATTTCCGATCTGGATGAGCACCAATCCATCTGTGGACGACTGGAAGGAATTGGTACACAAATCACAGGCAGCCGCATGGGATCCCTATATTTTTTGGGACAAGGAAAAAGACGAGGTGTATGAATATTACGGATCAAGCAACGTGTATCCTTTACATGGCGTAAAACTGAACCGGAAAACTTTCCAGCCTGAAGGCGAAGTGTCTGACCTGATTTCACTCAATGACGACGAGCATGGCTGGGAACGATTCGGGGAATATAACGACAATGTGTTCCTGCAACCGTTTATGGAAGGGGCGTATATGAACAAACACAATGGTAAATATTACCTGCAATATGGCGGTCCGGGCACGGAATTCAGCGGTTACGGAGACGGGGTTTATGTAGGCGATGGCCCTTTAGGCCCGTTTGAATACCAGTCTTTCAATCCGTTTTCATATAAACCGGGCGGATTTGCACGCGGCGCAGGACATGGCGGTACATACCAGGATGTGAATAACGATTACTGGCATGTGTCTACCATTGCCATCTGCACCAAAAACAATTTTGAACGAAGGATCGGCATCTGGCCTGCAGGTTTTGACAAAGACGGCATTTTATATTCGAATACCGCATATGGTGATTATCCGACGTTTCTTCCAACTGAAAAGAAAAACCATCTTTCCGGGAGTTTTTCCGGATGGATGCTGCTCAATTACAATAAGCCGGTACAAGTTTCCTCTACGCTGGGCGGTTTCCAGCCTAACCTTGCCGTAGACGAGGATTTAAAAACGTATTGGTCGGCAAAATCAGATAAAAAAGGAGAATACATCATTTCTGATTTAGGAGAAAAAAGCACCATCAATGCCATCCAGATCAATTACGCAGATCAGGACGTGGATATTATGGGTAAGCCTGAAACTACAAAAGGGCATCAGTACATTGTTTATGTTTCGGATGACAATAAGAACTGGAAAGTTTTGGTTGACAAAAGCAAAAATACCAAGGACGTACCACATGATTATATCGAGCTTTCAACACCGGGCACCGGCCGTTACCTGAAGTTGGAAAATCTTGGTATGCCGACAGGAAAATTTGCCGTTTCAGGATTCCGTGTGTTTGGGAAAGGAAATGGAAAAGCGCCGGGTGCAGTACAGAATTTTGTGCCGCTCCGCGCCGAAGCCAAAAAGAAAGGCGAGCGCCGCAGCATCTGGATGAAATGGCAGCAGGAACCATCGGCGGACGGTTATGTGATCTATTTTGGGAAGTCTCCTGATAAGATGTACGGGTCTATTATGGTATACAACAAAACCGAATATTATTTCAGCGGGGCAGACCGTTCCGAAGCGTATTATTTCAAAATTGAGGCTTTCAATAACAACGGCATCGGGCCACAAACCGAAGTAAAGTTGGCACCATAA